The following coding sequences lie in one Mesorhizobium sp. NZP2298 genomic window:
- a CDS encoding chloramphenicol phosphotransferase CPT family protein, which yields MKARIVLLNGVGSAGKSSIAKALQTITAEPFLHVQMDTFIEMLPDALQDHAGGFSYETIRQGGQPSVVIRTGPTGARALRGMRHAVAAMAVQGNNLIVDDVLCNGEMPEYVELLSAFNLHRVGVMAPLEVLEAREAQRADRRPGLARWQYGRVHAGIVYDLEVDTSHLTPLECARRIQQQFRL from the coding sequence GTGAAAGCCAGGATCGTCCTGCTCAATGGCGTCGGCAGTGCCGGCAAAAGCTCGATCGCCAAGGCGTTGCAGACAATAACCGCCGAACCGTTCCTGCATGTCCAGATGGACACCTTCATCGAGATGCTGCCCGATGCCTTGCAGGACCATGCTGGCGGCTTTTCCTACGAGACCATCCGGCAAGGCGGCCAGCCCTCGGTCGTGATCAGGACCGGACCGACGGGAGCGCGTGCCCTGCGCGGCATGCGCCACGCCGTCGCCGCCATGGCCGTGCAAGGCAACAACCTGATCGTCGACGATGTGCTGTGCAATGGCGAAATGCCTGAATATGTCGAACTGTTGTCGGCCTTCAATCTCCATCGGGTTGGCGTCATGGCGCCCCTGGAGGTCCTGGAAGCCCGCGAAGCCCAGAGGGCCGACAGGCGGCCGGGCCTGGCGCGATGGCAATATGGGCGCGTGCACGCGGGCATAGTCTACGATCTCGAGGTCGACACCAGCCATCTCACCCCGCTGGAATGCGCCCGTCGCATCCAGCAACAATTTCGACTATAG
- a CDS encoding Lrp/AsnC family transcriptional regulator: MWDFVSTSDLDDTEQAVLSQLKVDGRMSSVDIAKRIGVTEATVRRKMARVLEDPDICIQAVVRPLRSDVGIAAIVGFDVDREHIISVARKLSEYSFVDSVYAMTGPFDIIIQLTLPSTTSLHDFLVSELANVPGIKDSESYMIGRVFKHSGRAYQRSKTEEKRG; this comes from the coding sequence ATGTGGGATTTCGTCAGCACGAGTGATCTCGACGACACCGAACAGGCGGTGCTTTCCCAACTCAAGGTCGACGGGCGGATGTCGAGCGTCGATATCGCCAAGCGCATCGGCGTCACCGAAGCGACGGTGCGGCGGAAGATGGCGCGCGTGCTCGAGGATCCGGATATCTGCATCCAGGCGGTCGTGCGCCCCCTGCGCAGCGATGTCGGCATTGCCGCCATCGTCGGGTTCGATGTCGATCGCGAGCACATCATCAGCGTCGCCCGGAAACTGTCGGAATATTCGTTCGTCGACAGCGTCTACGCCATGACCGGGCCGTTCGACATCATCATCCAACTCACTTTGCCATCAACGACCAGCTTGCATGACTTCCTGGTCAGCGAACTGGCGAACGTTCCCGGGATCAAGGATTCCGAGAGCTACATGATCGGCCGCGTGTTCAAGCACTCCGGCCGGGCCTACCAGCGCAGCAAAACCGAAGAAAAAAGAGGGTAA
- a CDS encoding lytic transglycosylase domain-containing protein has translation MRRFPRAALIVLCSVAWSTLAQADPPQSAKQRLIDKVCNLIQAHADQNGLPRDFFARLIWKESRFDPSAVSPVGAEGIAQFMPGTAKMRGLENSFDINQAIPASAKYLAEMKTSYGNLGLAAAAYNAGESRVSRWLGSGGFLPMETESYVFDIMGEPVDKFTDPAYAGQVAPLDAKTDFAVACRKLPVIMSQTVAMASINVKPWGIQVAGNFRRSAAISQWLRVRSRFPALLAGHDPVVSRVRTPIGRRGIYAVRIGIDDRAAANVICQKLQSVGGACVVVRNR, from the coding sequence ATGCGGCGTTTCCCCCGGGCGGCGCTGATTGTCCTGTGCAGTGTGGCTTGGTCGACGCTTGCCCAGGCCGATCCGCCGCAATCGGCCAAGCAGCGGCTGATCGACAAGGTCTGCAATTTGATCCAGGCCCATGCCGACCAGAACGGCCTGCCCCGGGATTTCTTCGCCCGGCTGATCTGGAAGGAAAGCCGTTTCGACCCCAGCGCCGTCAGTCCCGTCGGCGCCGAGGGCATCGCCCAGTTCATGCCGGGCACCGCCAAGATGCGAGGGCTCGAAAATTCCTTCGACATCAACCAGGCGATCCCGGCCTCGGCGAAGTATCTCGCCGAAATGAAGACCAGCTACGGCAATCTTGGCCTGGCCGCCGCCGCCTACAATGCCGGCGAAAGCCGGGTGTCGCGCTGGCTGGGTTCGGGCGGTTTCCTGCCGATGGAGACCGAGAGCTATGTCTTCGACATCATGGGCGAGCCGGTCGACAAGTTCACCGACCCCGCCTATGCCGGGCAGGTCGCGCCGCTCGACGCCAAGACGGATTTTGCCGTCGCCTGCCGCAAGCTGCCGGTGATCATGTCCCAGACCGTGGCGATGGCCTCGATCAACGTTAAACCATGGGGCATCCAGGTGGCCGGCAATTTCCGCCGCAGTGCCGCAATCAGCCAGTGGCTGCGGGTGAGGAGCCGTTTTCCGGCTCTGCTTGCCGGTCATGATCCGGTGGTGAGCCGGGTGCGTACGCCGATCGGCCGGCGCGGCATCTACGCGGTCAGGATCGGAATCGACGACCGCGCCGCCGCCAATGTCATCTGCCAAAAACTGCAGAGCGTCGGCGGGGCCTGCGTGGTGGTGCGCAACCGTTAA
- a CDS encoding SDR family oxidoreductase translates to MSSNLFDLSGRRALVTGSSQGIGLALAKGLAQAGASVILNGRDAAKLGAAAAQIPGAETLAFDATDHDAVRSAIDNFELSGGPIDILVNNAGMQFRTPLEDFPADAFERMLQTNVASVFHVGQAVARHMIRRGRGKIINIASVQTALARPGIAPYTATKGAVGNLTKGMATDWAKHGLQCNAIAPGYFDTPLNAALVADPAFSAWLEKRTPAGRWGKVEELVGACVFLASDASSFVNGHILYVDGGITASI, encoded by the coding sequence ATGTCGTCCAATCTGTTCGACCTCAGCGGGCGCCGGGCGCTCGTAACCGGCTCGTCGCAAGGCATCGGGCTCGCTCTGGCCAAGGGCTTGGCGCAAGCCGGCGCGAGCGTGATCCTCAACGGCCGTGACGCCGCGAAACTCGGCGCGGCGGCGGCGCAGATCCCTGGGGCGGAAACGCTCGCCTTCGACGCGACCGATCATGACGCGGTCCGCTCGGCGATTGACAATTTCGAACTGTCTGGCGGGCCGATCGACATATTGGTCAACAATGCCGGGATGCAGTTCCGCACGCCGCTTGAGGATTTCCCCGCCGATGCGTTCGAGCGCATGCTGCAGACCAATGTCGCCAGCGTCTTCCATGTCGGTCAGGCGGTCGCACGCCACATGATCAGGCGAGGCCGCGGCAAGATCATCAACATCGCCAGTGTGCAGACAGCACTCGCCCGCCCCGGCATCGCGCCCTACACGGCGACGAAAGGCGCGGTCGGCAACCTGACCAAGGGCATGGCGACCGACTGGGCCAAACACGGCCTGCAATGCAACGCCATCGCACCCGGCTATTTCGATACGCCGCTCAATGCGGCCCTCGTCGCCGATCCTGCCTTCAGCGCCTGGCTTGAGAAGCGCACGCCGGCCGGCCGCTGGGGCAAGGTCGAGGAACTGGTCGGGGCCTGCGTGTTCCTGGCCTCCGATGCCTCGTCCTTTGTCAACGGTCATATCCTTTATGTCGACGGCGGCATCACCGCATCGATCTGA
- the ispG gene encoding flavodoxin-dependent (E)-4-hydroxy-3-methylbut-2-enyl-diphosphate synthase has protein sequence MTGYFSFPFPRRTSVGVDVGGVVVGGGAPVVVQSMTNTDTADIDQTVAQVAALHRAGSEIVRITVDRDESAAAVPRIHERLLRLGINVPLVGDFHYIGHKLLADHPACAEALAKYRINPGNVGFKDKKDRQFTDIVEMAIKHDKPVRIGVNWGSLDQELLTRLMDDNQDKGFPLTAQEVTREAIVQSAILSAEMAEEIGLGRDKIILSAKVSGVQDLIAVYTELATRSDHALHLGLTEAGMGSKGIVASSAAMGILLQQGIGDTIRISLTPEPNGDRTREVQVSQELLQTMGFRQFVPIVAACPGCGRTTSTVFQELAQNIQADLRKNMPVWREKYPGVENLKVAVMGCIVNGPGESKHADIGISLPGTGETPTAPVFVDGKKAATLRGPAIAADFEKMVADYIEQRFGRSGKAAAE, from the coding sequence ATGACCGGATATTTTTCCTTTCCCTTCCCTCGCCGCACCTCGGTCGGCGTCGATGTCGGCGGCGTGGTCGTCGGCGGCGGCGCCCCGGTTGTCGTGCAGTCGATGACCAACACCGACACCGCCGATATCGACCAGACGGTCGCGCAGGTTGCCGCACTGCACCGCGCCGGTTCCGAGATCGTGCGCATCACCGTCGACCGCGACGAGAGCGCCGCCGCCGTGCCGCGCATTCATGAGCGGCTTCTGCGGCTCGGCATCAATGTGCCGCTGGTCGGGGACTTCCACTATATCGGCCACAAGCTGCTCGCCGATCACCCGGCCTGCGCCGAGGCACTGGCCAAATACCGCATCAATCCAGGCAATGTCGGCTTCAAGGACAAGAAGGACCGGCAGTTTACCGATATCGTCGAGATGGCGATCAAGCACGACAAGCCGGTGCGCATCGGCGTCAATTGGGGCTCGCTCGACCAGGAACTGCTGACCCGACTGATGGATGACAATCAGGACAAGGGTTTTCCGCTGACGGCGCAGGAGGTGACGCGCGAGGCGATCGTGCAGTCGGCGATCCTGTCGGCCGAGATGGCCGAAGAGATCGGCCTGGGCCGCGACAAGATCATCCTGTCCGCCAAGGTCAGCGGCGTGCAGGACCTGATCGCCGTCTATACGGAACTCGCCACCCGCTCCGACCATGCGCTGCATCTCGGCCTCACCGAGGCCGGCATGGGTTCGAAAGGCATCGTCGCCTCGTCGGCGGCGATGGGCATCCTCTTGCAGCAAGGCATTGGCGACACCATCCGCATCTCGCTGACGCCCGAGCCGAATGGCGACCGCACGCGCGAGGTGCAGGTGTCGCAGGAATTGCTGCAGACGATGGGCTTCCGGCAGTTCGTGCCGATCGTCGCCGCTTGCCCTGGCTGCGGCCGCACGACATCCACCGTGTTCCAGGAACTCGCCCAGAACATCCAGGCGGATCTGCGCAAGAACATGCCGGTGTGGCGCGAAAAATATCCGGGTGTCGAGAACCTCAAGGTCGCGGTGATGGGCTGCATCGTCAACGGCCCTGGCGAATCCAAGCATGCCGATATCGGCATTTCGCTGCCCGGCACCGGCGAGACGCCGACGGCGCCTGTCTTCGTCGACGGCAAGAAGGCGGCGACGCTCCGCGGGCCAGCGATCGCGGCGGATTTCGAGAAAATGGTCGCCGACTACATCGAGCAACGGTTCGGTCGCAGCGGCAAGGCCGCGGCAGAGTAG
- a CDS encoding polyprenyl synthetase family protein, whose protein sequence is MTNDDEMAFEMALIRRAAAIEVLLRRLLDDRPLSGEIARPDRLMAAMRHGVLNGGKRLRPFLVMESAALFSADGEAAQRVAAALECVHCYSLIHDDLPAMDDDDLRRGQPTVHKAFDEATAILAGDALLTLAFDIIAGEATVLPAERRAALVLALARAAGAGGMVGGQKLDLEAEQTPPDETGIIRLQAMKTGALIRFACEAGAIIAGAPAEDRERLAEFGSAIGLAFQLADDLLDLTADASQMGKATGKDAAAGKATLVALHGVHWARSQLHGLVGQAHALLDPYGDKAALLKEAATFVATRNS, encoded by the coding sequence ATGACGAATGACGACGAAATGGCGTTCGAAATGGCGCTTATCCGGCGGGCAGCCGCCATCGAGGTGCTGCTGCGGCGGTTGCTCGACGACCGTCCGCTTTCGGGCGAGATCGCGCGGCCCGATCGTCTGATGGCGGCGATGCGCCATGGCGTGCTGAACGGCGGCAAGCGCCTTCGTCCCTTCCTGGTCATGGAAAGTGCGGCCTTGTTTTCCGCCGATGGCGAGGCGGCGCAGCGCGTCGCCGCCGCACTCGAATGCGTGCATTGCTATTCGTTGATCCATGACGATTTGCCGGCGATGGACGACGATGATCTGCGCCGCGGCCAGCCGACCGTGCACAAGGCCTTCGACGAGGCGACCGCCATCCTGGCCGGCGACGCCTTGCTGACGCTGGCCTTCGACATCATCGCCGGTGAGGCGACCGTGTTGCCGGCCGAGCGGCGGGCCGCCCTGGTGCTGGCGCTTGCCCGCGCCGCCGGTGCCGGCGGCATGGTCGGCGGCCAGAAGCTCGACCTCGAAGCCGAACAGACGCCGCCCGACGAGACCGGTATCATAAGGCTGCAGGCGATGAAGACCGGCGCGCTGATCCGCTTCGCCTGCGAGGCGGGTGCCATCATCGCCGGCGCGCCGGCAGAGGATCGGGAACGGCTCGCCGAATTCGGCTCGGCGATCGGCCTCGCCTTCCAGCTTGCCGACGACCTGCTCGATTTGACGGCCGACGCCAGCCAGATGGGCAAGGCGACCGGCAAGGACGCCGCCGCCGGCAAGGCAACCCTGGTGGCGCTGCATGGTGTGCACTGGGCGCGCAGCCAGTTGCATGGCCTTGTTGGCCAGGCGCACGCGCTGCTCGACCCCTATGGCGACAAGGCGGCGCTGCTGAAGGAAGCCGCGACCTTCGTCGCGACGCGCAACAGCTGA
- a CDS encoding transporter substrate-binding domain-containing protein, which produces MGEFLSASRRRVLSLLAAAPLFLSFASAAHADGLVDQIKQRGTIVVGTEAAFEPFEFVRDGQIVGYNKDILDYVVSQLGVKLDQLNLPFQGLLPGLLAKKFDLMATSTGINAERAAKYAYTRPTGSFENVIVVRADEERIKKPEDINGMVVATQLASSVQPIIEAYDKELKDKGGKGVGELKLFTSFPETHVALASGQVDAIVIASPSAAVLMKNVPDTYKVVGSIGEFSYLSWVVRPEDKDLREFINTKIGELKDSGKLKELQLKWFGFEMKTPDQGYLPPGAL; this is translated from the coding sequence ATGGGTGAGTTCCTTTCCGCATCGCGCCGCCGCGTCCTGTCTCTGCTCGCCGCCGCGCCGCTCTTCCTGTCCTTCGCATCCGCCGCTCATGCCGACGGGCTTGTCGACCAGATCAAGCAGCGCGGCACCATCGTGGTCGGTACCGAGGCCGCCTTCGAGCCGTTCGAGTTCGTCCGCGACGGCCAGATCGTCGGCTACAACAAGGATATTCTCGACTATGTGGTGAGCCAGCTCGGCGTGAAGCTCGACCAGCTCAACCTGCCGTTCCAAGGGCTGCTGCCGGGCCTGCTGGCGAAGAAGTTCGACCTGATGGCCACCTCGACCGGCATCAATGCCGAGCGGGCGGCGAAATATGCCTACACGAGGCCGACGGGCTCGTTCGAGAATGTCATCGTGGTGCGCGCCGATGAGGAGCGCATCAAGAAGCCGGAAGACATCAACGGCATGGTGGTGGCGACGCAGCTTGCCTCGTCCGTGCAGCCGATCATCGAAGCCTATGACAAGGAACTCAAGGACAAGGGCGGCAAGGGTGTCGGCGAACTGAAGCTGTTCACCTCCTTCCCCGAGACCCACGTTGCTCTCGCTTCCGGCCAGGTCGATGCCATTGTCATTGCCTCGCCTTCGGCGGCGGTGCTGATGAAGAACGTTCCCGACACCTACAAGGTCGTCGGCTCGATCGGCGAATTCTCCTACCTGTCCTGGGTCGTTCGGCCGGAGGACAAGGATCTGCGCGAATTCATCAACACCAAGATCGGCGAGCTGAAGGACAGCGGCAAGCTGAAGGAGCTGCAGCTGAAATGGTTCGGCTTCGAGATGAAGACGCCAGACCAGGGCTATCTGCCGCCCGGCGCGCTCTGA
- a CDS encoding Stf0 family sulfotransferase has translation MFDAYIICGTPRTGSTLLCKLLASTGTSGDPHSFYRRQDVPEWAEEWGLPGRDTMGELEFNVAYLDAAITAGKGGTAIFGLRLMRENLDELSAILDRIFPGLASDTARFERAFGRVLYIHLSRENKLAQAVSLIKAQQTGLWHIAPDGTEIERVAPAQDLQYNFERIKEQLGELESYDAAWNIWFTAQGITPLRVGYEHLSADPAAALLGICEALGVQPPNADEIRPGVAKLADETSLDWMRRFRLDAAS, from the coding sequence ATGTTCGACGCCTACATTATCTGCGGCACGCCGAGAACCGGCAGCACGTTGCTGTGCAAGCTCCTGGCATCCACCGGGACATCAGGCGATCCGCACTCATTCTATCGGCGGCAAGACGTGCCGGAGTGGGCCGAGGAGTGGGGACTGCCCGGCCGCGACACGATGGGCGAGCTTGAATTCAATGTTGCCTATCTCGATGCGGCCATCACCGCCGGCAAGGGCGGCACCGCGATTTTCGGCCTGCGCCTGATGCGCGAAAACCTGGATGAACTTTCGGCGATCCTCGACCGGATTTTCCCAGGGCTGGCCTCGGACACGGCGCGTTTCGAAAGAGCTTTTGGCCGCGTTCTCTACATACATCTGTCGCGGGAGAACAAGCTCGCGCAGGCGGTCTCGCTGATCAAGGCACAGCAGACCGGCCTTTGGCACATCGCGCCTGACGGCACCGAGATCGAAAGGGTCGCACCGGCGCAAGACCTCCAATACAATTTCGAGCGGATCAAAGAACAGCTTGGCGAACTTGAATCCTATGACGCGGCCTGGAACATTTGGTTCACGGCGCAAGGCATAACGCCGCTGCGGGTTGGCTATGAGCATCTGTCCGCCGATCCGGCGGCGGCGTTGCTGGGCATTTGCGAGGCCCTCGGCGTTCAGCCTCCGAATGCCGACGAGATCCGGCCGGGCGTCGCAAAGCTCGCCGACGAGACAAGCCTCGACTGGATGCGCCGCTTTCGTCTGGACGCGGCCAGCTGA
- a CDS encoding biosynthetic peptidoglycan transglycosylase, with protein sequence MGGLAEPIVDHETEKLDMATRSRGVNRRSLRRWVRRGLIAAAVLALIPTVLTFLYLPSFVHPVSTLMLKDLATFSGYDRRWVSIDDVAPVLAHSVIMSEDGQFCFHRGVDLGELRGVVDDALAGEATRGASTITMQTVKNLFLWSRPLGSVRKVVELPLAVYFDAVMSKRRIMEIYLNIAEWGPGIYGIEAAAQHHFGIPAKQLSRRQAALLAVTLPNPIARNPAKPGPGLRRLANLIERRAGRSGAYVGCLE encoded by the coding sequence TTGGGCGGCTTGGCGGAACCGATCGTCGATCATGAAACCGAAAAGCTGGACATGGCGACGAGATCGCGCGGCGTGAACCGCCGCAGTCTCAGGCGCTGGGTCCGGCGCGGCCTCATCGCGGCCGCCGTGCTGGCGCTGATCCCGACAGTGCTGACCTTTCTTTACCTGCCGTCCTTCGTGCATCCGGTGTCGACGTTGATGCTGAAGGATCTGGCGACCTTCTCCGGCTATGACCGGCGCTGGGTGTCGATCGACGATGTCGCGCCGGTGCTGGCCCATTCCGTCATCATGTCGGAGGACGGGCAGTTCTGCTTCCACCGCGGCGTCGATCTCGGCGAACTCAGAGGGGTCGTCGACGATGCGCTGGCCGGCGAGGCGACGCGCGGCGCCTCGACCATCACCATGCAGACGGTGAAGAACCTGTTCCTGTGGTCGAGGCCGCTGGGTTCGGTGCGCAAGGTCGTCGAACTGCCGCTGGCCGTCTATTTCGACGCGGTGATGTCGAAACGGCGGATCATGGAGATCTACCTCAACATCGCCGAATGGGGCCCCGGCATCTATGGCATCGAGGCGGCGGCGCAGCACCATTTCGGCATTCCGGCAAAACAGCTGTCCAGACGGCAGGCGGCGCTTCTGGCCGTCACGCTGCCCAATCCGATCGCCCGCAATCCGGCGAAGCCCGGGCCGGGTTTGAGACGGCTCGCCAATCTGATCGAGCGCAGGGCTGGCCGCTCTGGCGCGTATGTCGGCTGTCTCGAGTAG
- a CDS encoding class I SAM-dependent methyltransferase has product MTDLIYNDPDFVQFYDIENQDGRSDFDYCIRLARDGGSVLDLGCGTGQLAADLAERCSVTGVDPASAMLDVARRRAGGDKVDWVVADARTVRLGRRFDLVLLTGHVFQVFLTEADQRVVLRTIAEHLAPGGRFIFDTRNPAVEAWLEWTPQRSERMVEHPSLGTVRAWYDADCDAATGVVTYSTFYEIPGGRPILGAESKIAFPKKQDLAGMLGETGLLVEQWLGDWQGEPYADTSAEIIPIGRLR; this is encoded by the coding sequence ATGACCGATTTGATCTACAATGATCCCGACTTCGTTCAGTTCTACGACATCGAGAATCAGGATGGCCGCTCCGATTTCGACTATTGCATCCGTCTTGCGCGGGATGGCGGCTCGGTCCTCGATCTTGGTTGCGGCACCGGTCAACTGGCAGCCGACTTGGCCGAAAGGTGCAGCGTCACCGGTGTCGATCCCGCATCGGCCATGCTCGATGTCGCGCGGCGCAGAGCCGGCGGTGACAAGGTCGACTGGGTTGTTGCCGACGCGCGAACGGTGCGGCTTGGAAGACGGTTCGATCTGGTGCTGCTGACCGGTCACGTGTTCCAGGTTTTCCTGACAGAGGCGGATCAGCGGGTGGTGCTGCGCACCATCGCTGAACATCTCGCTCCCGGTGGGCGCTTTATCTTCGACACGCGAAATCCCGCCGTGGAGGCGTGGCTGGAATGGACGCCGCAGCGCTCCGAACGGATGGTGGAGCATCCCAGCCTTGGCACCGTCAGGGCCTGGTATGATGCCGACTGTGATGCCGCCACTGGGGTGGTCACCTATTCGACCTTTTATGAAATTCCGGGCGGCAGACCGATTCTGGGCGCTGAATCGAAAATCGCGTTTCCGAAAAAGCAGGATCTCGCCGGGATGCTGGGCGAGACCGGCCTGCTGGTGGAGCAATGGCTCGGCGACTGGCAGGGCGAACCCTATGCGGACACCTCTGCGGAAATCATCCCGATCGGTCGGCTGCGCTGA
- the rpmF gene encoding 50S ribosomal protein L32: protein MAVPKRKTSPSKRGMRRSADALKAPTYVEDKNSGEMRRPHHIDLKTGMYRGRQVLTPKES from the coding sequence ATGGCCGTTCCGAAACGCAAAACCTCTCCGTCCAAGCGCGGCATGCGCCGCTCGGCCGACGCCCTCAAGGCCCCGACCTATGTCGAGGACAAGAATTCCGGCGAGATGCGCCGCCCGCACCATATCGACCTGAAGACCGGCATGTATCGCGGTCGCCAGGTGCTGACCCCCAAGGAAAGCTGA
- a CDS encoding response regulator, whose protein sequence is MPEYSSFIRSVRIRYLSGLLIFALASMAIMIALDRVNSFRHDIDALSSNLVVFTRDLRNATSFAETTGSAWRNETRDALTASARDHSERLTREIDTLTAQLAAIRPRLSAKTINELEASSVNGDLFWSPRDMVRNLNLMSVAQKADEWSYREIRNQNDLFVQPMLVRVRTAMDDERHLADASSDRLLLWASGLLFGVLAIVAFWIFRPMEQAIRRAFAQSAESLFKAEAADRAKSEFLANMSHEIRTPMNGVLGMAELLAKTELTARQKTFTDVIVKSGNALLTIINDILDFSKINAGQLTLDPAPFRLSEAVEDVATLVSARVAEKNLELIVRVDPRLPAHVVGDAGRFRQIVTNMVGNAVKFTEKGHVLIDVGGETVNDVVHLKLRVEDTGIGIPAEKLQNVFEKFAQVDGSSTRRHEGTGLGLAIAARLVDLMAGKIGVESEIGRGSVFWFAVPLPVHHAEARDAVVPVDVTGARVLVIDDNPVNREILLEQLRSWSFDCAAAESGAVGLAFLDRACQLGASVDCIILDYQMPGMNGADVARAIAADSRLSAIPIVILTSVDQVDFGKMIIEFGISAHLTKPARSAILLGTVISVIQKARSQAGKAHFVREPVQTPQAAPPAFTVIRGPAVPAMTVSESTTTPNGPIDILIAEDNEVNQLVFGQILNGLGLSYRIAGNGRTAVEMYRSLHPKLILMDVSMPEMNGYEATRAIRAIEAASGGHIPIVGVTAHALKGDRDKCIEAGMDDYLPKPVSPDRLGAKIGTWLSETVMAKTA, encoded by the coding sequence ATGCCGGAATATTCTTCCTTCATCCGGTCTGTCCGGATCCGCTACCTTTCAGGACTGCTGATTTTCGCGCTGGCTTCCATGGCCATCATGATTGCGCTCGACCGTGTCAATTCCTTCCGCCATGACATCGATGCGCTGAGCAGCAACCTCGTCGTCTTCACCCGCGACCTGCGCAACGCGACCAGCTTCGCCGAGACGACAGGGTCTGCCTGGCGCAACGAAACGCGCGATGCGCTGACCGCTTCGGCGCGTGACCATTCCGAACGCCTGACCCGCGAGATCGACACACTGACCGCCCAGCTCGCCGCGATACGTCCGCGCCTGTCGGCCAAGACCATCAACGAACTCGAAGCCTCTTCCGTCAACGGCGATCTGTTCTGGTCGCCGCGCGACATGGTGCGCAACCTCAACCTGATGTCGGTGGCGCAAAAAGCCGATGAATGGAGCTACCGGGAAATCCGCAACCAGAACGACCTGTTTGTCCAGCCGATGCTGGTGCGTGTCCGCACCGCGATGGATGACGAGCGCCATCTGGCCGACGCTTCCAGCGACCGGCTGCTGCTGTGGGCGAGCGGCCTGTTGTTCGGCGTCCTGGCCATCGTCGCCTTCTGGATCTTCCGGCCGATGGAGCAGGCGATCCGCCGCGCCTTTGCCCAATCGGCCGAATCCCTGTTCAAGGCCGAAGCCGCCGACCGCGCCAAGTCCGAATTCCTGGCCAATATGAGCCACGAGATCCGCACACCGATGAACGGCGTGCTCGGCATGGCCGAATTGCTGGCCAAGACCGAATTGACCGCGCGCCAGAAGACCTTCACCGACGTCATCGTCAAATCGGGCAATGCGCTGCTCACCATCATCAATGACATCCTCGATTTCTCCAAGATCAATGCCGGACAGCTCACCCTGGACCCTGCCCCGTTCCGTCTCTCCGAAGCGGTCGAGGATGTGGCGACGCTGGTTTCGGCACGTGTCGCCGAAAAGAACCTCGAACTGATCGTGCGCGTCGATCCGCGCCTGCCGGCCCATGTCGTCGGCGACGCCGGCCGGTTCCGGCAGATCGTCACCAATATGGTCGGCAATGCGGTGAAGTTCACCGAGAAGGGCCATGTGCTGATCGATGTCGGCGGCGAGACCGTCAACGATGTTGTCCACCTCAAGCTGCGCGTCGAGGATACCGGCATCGGCATCCCGGCCGAGAAACTGCAGAACGTGTTCGAGAAATTCGCCCAGGTCGACGGATCCTCGACCCGCCGTCACGAAGGCACCGGCCTGGGGCTTGCCATCGCCGCGCGCCTCGTCGACCTGATGGCCGGCAAGATCGGCGTCGAGAGCGAGATCGGGCGCGGTTCCGTCTTCTGGTTCGCGGTGCCGCTGCCCGTGCATCACGCCGAGGCGCGCGACGCGGTCGTGCCGGTCGACGTCACCGGCGCGCGCGTGCTGGTCATCGACGACAACCCGGTCAACCGCGAGATCCTGCTCGAGCAGCTCAGAAGCTGGAGCTTCGACTGCGCGGCAGCCGAAAGCGGCGCCGTGGGGCTCGCCTTCCTCGATCGCGCCTGCCAGTTGGGTGCCAGCGTCGACTGCATCATCCTCGACTACCAGATGCCCGGCATGAATGGCGCCGATGTCGCCCGAGCCATCGCCGCCGACAGCCGGCTGTCCGCCATCCCGATCGTTATCCTGACCTCCGTCGACCAGGTCGATTTCGGCAAGATGATCATCGAGTTCGGCATATCGGCGCATCTGACCAAGCCGGCACGCTCGGCGATCCTGCTCGGCACGGTCATCTCGGTTATCCAGAAGGCCCGCTCGCAGGCCGGCAAGGCGCATTTCGTTCGCGAGCCGGTCCAGACGCCGCAGGCGGCTCCGCCTGCCTTCACGGTGATCCGTGGCCCAGCCGTGCCGGCCATGACAGTATCGGAATCGACCACCACGCCGAACGGCCCGATCGACATCCTCATCGCCGAGGACAATGAGGTGAACCAACTGGTGTTCGGCCAGATCCTCAACGGGCTCGGTCTGAGCTATCGCATCGCCGGCAATGGCCGCACGGCGGTCGAGATGTACCGGTCGCTGCATCCGAAACTGATCCTGATGGACGTCTCGATGCCCGAGATGAACGGCTACGAGGCAACCCGCGCCATCCGGGCGATCGAGGCCGCGTCGGGCGGCCATATCCCGATCGTCGGCGTCACCGCGCACGCGCTGAAGGGCGATCGCGACAAATGTATCGAGGCCGGTATGGACGACTATCTGCCGAAGCCGGTCTCGCCAGACCGCCTCGGCGCCAAGATCGGCACATGGCTCAGCGAAACGGTGATGGCCAAGACGGCCTGA